The Triticum aestivum cultivar Chinese Spring chromosome 5A, IWGSC CS RefSeq v2.1, whole genome shotgun sequence genomic sequence AAGAGCTGGAAGCAAGGGAGTCAAGCCATGTACTACTAGCACTGCAGGGAAGTGGTCTTCAGAGTAGCCAGTCTGGAAGAGTGAGTATTTTTCCTTGGAGCAATTGGAAATTGCATTTTGATTGCTAATCCTTGCTGTGTTGAATGAATTAGAGGGACACTACCTCTGTTCAGATTGCAGATTACAGTATAGCATCTTGATCGTTCTTTTGTTTATGGATTTTTTTATCAGATCTTCAGTTTATTAGCTGCAGTTGATCTATGTGGATCTTTATTTGCAGTAGTTCTGTCGAGTAGTTACATTTCATTGGGTCATTGACTGGTAAACTAGTATAGTGATCATTGTCTTATTCTTATTTGGAGTCATTGATCTTGGTAATTTAACAAAGTACAAAATTATCCACTTTATTGTGTACGTGTGTTTGTCAGCGCCATGTAATGCCCTGATGAATCTTTATGCACAGAATAAACGGACACGAGAATCTGATGGCAACGGTGAAGTTGCTGATGAGCATGGTGTTATGGACAATCCTGATCAAGATGATCAAGGTTTAAGCACTGAGCTTGAGAATGCTAAAAAGGAACTTTCTGATATCCACTCTAAGCTGATCAAGGTTCGGTCACCCTCTGCTGACATTAGATTCTGCATGCATTCTGATCATTACTTTTTGAACTTTTTTTATATGGCAAACAGTGGGGAAAAGCCCCACTGCAGTTTTTATTAATAATAACTAGAAGCAGTGAAGTGTACAAGACGATAAGCAGAGTTAACCCAGAGAGCTTAATAAATGAATAAAGACCtagtaaaagaaagaaaataatatAAGACGTTTCAGGTGATACCTgcttaaaaaaaaattgaaaatcctTGTTGAAGTTACTCAGCCATTCTTTGGAAAGTGTGGAATGTTTGCTCGTAGCTCTATGGCCAACCATGGCTTGTTTGGTCACACCATTTTAACTGTTCTGTTGAAAAATGGACACGAGGTGGAATATTGAAAATTTCTTGTGCTCCAGGGATTCATGGATATTAGTGCTACTTCAACACGGAATATTGCAATAAAGAATATAGGCGAATTGAGCTACAAGCCGTTCCAACAGGCATGCCTTAAGAAGCTGCCTCCAGAAGAAGCTTCGAAGAAAGCTTCTGAGTTTTACAACTTTTGGCAGAAGCAGCTGCTGAACCCAGAGTGGAATCCCTCCAAAACTGTCATGGAGAAAGGTAACCCTGAGGAAGGTATCTCTAAGGTACTACTGCACCGTCTTGTCTGAACCTCAAAGTTCTTTTACAGACCATAGCCTGCGTTCCTTATCATTTGGTGGAGATGATAATTTATGAGATTTTACTATTATTTGTGTGATTAGGAGATTGATGTCCATGATGCCGATCTGCTAAAGCTACGTGCTGAATGGGGTGAAGACGTGTACAAGGCTGTGGCGAATTGTTTGGTGGAAATCGAAAAATGTGGCAGGCTGACGGACAGAACCATCATACCCGTGATTTGGCATCAAAAGGCGGACAGGACAGCCACTCGCAGTGAAAGTGTTGAGTACATGTGCAGCCAAGTGAGGCGTCTGAGAACTCGCAGGTATGACAGTACGAGCTTAACATGTGTTTTCAAGTAAGAATCTTCTGCTTCTTAAAGATTGTCCTTTGATATTTGGCTAGAATCTTTTTTGTGTATAATTTAAAACAGAAACATCAGTACTGATTGGAACGCCATAATGGTATTCATAGTTTTTGATGCttgtgagaaatggcaatgcaaaCTAGTAGGAGTATCTCTTAGGAGCTGAGAAAGCCAAACATTTTTGGCCTTCTAATACATACTAAATAGATCTCGCATGATTTATAGTAGCCGATTTGTATTAAGTGAAAATCTTATATGAACCTATGTCCACATTTACCCCTCCATGAGTTTGTAGACTTTTGTGCTTCCAGAAATTTTGCTGAAAATCACAATGTTATAAAAATGTTAAATTTAGGTACATGTAACAAATTGTGAAAAAAAAAGAACCATATGTGCTCTGTACAAAAGATGAAGATAAGAACATGTCTTTGCTACGTAATTTGGTACCTCCTGTTTCCTTTTACAGTACACATAATCACATTCTTCAATGAATATTTGTACGTGCACCTAAATTACTTCGTGCAGTACCATGAATGTTTGAGATCTTTTGATACAAACACTTGAATAAGTTAATATGAATGAGCCCACGCTCATAAAACATAAAATTTGATTTGATAAAATTAGATTATATATAGTGCCCATTAAATATATTTTGAAGACTTGTCTGGATGTATGCAGGAACTGACTTTGCAGGCGCAAGGCAGGTTGGTGGAAGAACATGGAGGTGATTTACTGTTCTTTGAATCGCTTTAATGTGAGATCCTAGAAATTCTGGACCTTATACATTTTGAGATCTGAAGGAAAAACATAAACCTAGCTGATGTTGCATGAAAAATTATTAAAATTAAACCAATACATCTGATGTAACCTCTATAACAGTACAGTCATAATTGCCTTAGCTGACATCTTATCCTGTTTTCTGACTAGGTCTGTCGTATCGACTCCATTTTGGAAACAGGGGCAGTAGAAGTAGCAAACCTATGGTGAAGAACTGAAGACTGGAGAGTCTGATTTTGTCGAAGAACGAAACCGCAGCTGATCGTATGGCAGAACATTGTCATGATCGGTGTGTTATGTGATCGTTTAGTACTACCTAACTACCTGGAACCTTAAAATAGATTAACGCAAGCAGCCCTTTTGCCCATCGTATTTTAGCTGTCCTCTTAGTTTCAGTGTTCTTCTGGACTCTCCGGCAGCAATTCAGCGGCACCTACATTACTTTGAACTGTAAAGCTTGCTGATGAGGGGAACTTTTGCATCGTTGCACTGTCGTGCTGCACTGCAAACGTAATATATTAAACTAGCCTTTTAAATTGTCTCTTGCCTGTTTTAGTGTTTGTCTAACCTGGccattttttgagcaaacacattTCGGCAACTGGCTTGGTAAATCTAATTAGTTTTTGACCGCGACGACAACGACGTTATGATGGCCCACAAAATCACAACTTCAGTAAAATAAACGCTTAAAGTTTCAATTCTGAAACTGGATGAGCAAGCGACTGAGAAAATCGCAAGTTTCAAAGATTAAAACTCGAAACTTACGAAAGATTAAAACTTCAAACAAAGATTAAAACTTGAAACTTACGAAAGATTAAAACTTGAAACTTACTGTGTCCTTGTATGAGATCCAACTACTGTGTGCTCCCACACCTGCGTGCCCATATGAATTTTTGAGAACTTGGGGCAACTGCAACGCCGATCATCAAAACAGATATCACTAAATGTTCGTTTGCTCCCGCACCTGCGTGCCCATATGAATTTTCGAGAACTTAGGGCAATTACAACGCTGATCATCAAAACAGATATCACTAAATGTTCATTGTCACGCCCAGACTTCCCGTGGACAGGATAGAGGCGGAGGACATCCAACCAGAGTCACCAAATAAAAAGCAGACACTGGTCCGGTGCGTCGTTGGCCTCCACGTCCTACGCCTCGAAGAGGCGGTTTCGCTCCGTCTTGTTCACGCGGAACAACCACCTCTCACGTCGGATGGTGCAGGCGCTGCACACAGTATTGAACACCGTCCGTTGCTTGTCCATGATGCTCGGATCCATCGTGACCATGGTCCGACGGCCTGGCCGGACGCCTGCCCCCCTGCGATCTAGTACTCCGCCAGCAAGTTCCCCTCGAGGAGTTGCAGGTTGTATCACTGCTCCTCATGCAGTAGCCGCAACATGGACGCCGACAATGCATGTTTATCTTGCTCCACATTCTCCATCACCCGGTTGTAGTGTTATTTCGCTTGCAGCAGGGTGAACCTGTCAACCGGTGGCTCATGCACCGATGTGGGCGCCTGCTCCTCCTTCTCTGCTTCCTTCGTCGTCTCGTCCTCCTCATCGGAGCTCGGCTTATGAGAGGTCTGAGGCTGTCCCTCCGAAATGCAGGTCGTGCGTGGGGATTCCCACGCGTGCACCTCGACCACAATTTCATGGCGGCGTCATGACGACAATTTCTTTCACCACCCAGGATGGGTCCCGACCATTGCGACAATGGTGGATGAAGGAGGAAGGGGTGGTGTGCCGACGTCTCGAATGAAGGGAGATGAGGCTCGGAGGGGTAGGGTTTTGTGGCATCGCGGGCTTGCTTTAAATAGCGGGTGCCCAGGCAGTCGGAGCCGTGGCTTGAATGCGGGTGCTCGAAGTTGGCTTCTCGTTTGCCGCATCGGTCGGTCAACCGTCTTGAATGCGGTAGGAAGCCATCCCGTCGTCCCGCACGATAATGTTCTCTCTGAAAAGGCATGAATGCGGCGGGGAGAGCAAGCGGACATGGCGGGAGAGGCGGAGCGGCGACTTGAATGCGGGAGCCCGAAGTTGGCTTCTCATTTGCCTCACCGGTGTGAATGCCAGCCGGCTTCAGTACGGTAGAAAGTTGTCCCATTGTCTTGTTCAGTCAAGTTCATTCTAAACCGGCATGAATGTGATGCGGCTTGTAAGCGGACGTGTCGCGAGAGGTGGGAGATGGGTTTTTGACATGGGCCCATGTTGTTGAAGGCATATGCAGCAGAGGACCAGGCAGCTGCAAAGATCCCTACGTTTGGTTTCGGTTTGTGGAATTTTGGACGGCCACACCGGTCCGGGCATTTTTAATGACCGGTGCTATATGACAAAAATATATTCAAACTGTTCAATCCAGATATTGTGTAGGCCATTTGGTGGAGTTGCCCTTATGAAACAGTAGGatcatctatatctatatctatatctatctataccaatataagAAGACCCAAAAAGGCAAATCCAAATAATCTCGGTCATTAAATCATGTCAattcaacgacctagactgcttcaatgtcgagcgctcaacacgtttagcgtgcagttaatttcatgccaaatatagtgctaatcacataataacacgcaaataatatccgaCTTAATATCCGCATACATTTAATATACTtctaaattaacgtgcattgcacgtacacattgactagttttTAGAAGGAGATTTGTGCACTGATTTTACCGAGAAGGAGATTTCGGATGCTTTGTTTCAGATCGGGCCTCTTAAGGCACCGGGCCCGGACGGGGTTCCCGCTCGGTTTTTTCAGAGGAATTGGGGTACTGTTAAGGAGTGTATTGTGGCGGCGGTCTAGGAGTTTTTCCGGATAGGGGTAATGCCGGCAGAGGTCAACAACACTAATATAGTTCTGATCCCGAAAATCCAGAACCCTGTTAAGATTACAGATTTCCCCCCAATTAGCCTCTGCAATATAATCTACAAGGTGGTTTCTAAGTGCCTTGTTAACCGTTTGAGGCCGGTGTTGGATGGGATTATTTCTCCAACGCAAAGTGCTTTTATTCCTGGGCGAGTGATAACTCTTTGATTGCTTTTGAGTGTATTCACCATATCAAGCAGGAAAAGGATCCTACAAGGAGTTTTTGTGCCTATAAGCTAGACTTATCCAAAGCTTATGATAGAGTTGATTGGAATTACCTTAAGCAAATGATGCAAAAACTTggcttttgctacctcttgagcactacgttggttttcccttgaagaggaaagggtgatgcagcaaagcagcgtaagtattttcctcagtttttgagaaccaaggtaacaatccagtaggTGACCAtgcgcaagtcacctcgtacctacacaaataaataagaatctcgcaaccaacgcgataaaggggttgtcaatcccttctcggcgacttgcaagagtgagatctgatagagataataataagataaatatttttggtatttttatgatatagattgaaagtaaagattgcaaaataaaatagattggaaacttgtatgatggagaatagacccgggggccataggtttcactagtggcttctctcaagatagcataagtattacggtgggtgaacaaattattatcgagcaattgatagaaaagcgaataaatatgagaatatctaggtatgatcatgtatataggtatcacgtccgtgacaactagaccgactcctgcctgcatctactactattactccacactgtcggcgttctggaaatgggggtccccatacttgcctgcctgcggcctgcggcgtggctcaagtggggggcccagcgcggcccatcttcatcagctcaagctcaagaccctcgcgaggggccaagcctcgcggggcggacgaaaggaagcttcctcagaggcagcctcgtcaggcaggctcgcgaggaggcggagagatcaaggcggggatacctcgcgaggagcccgtgacgcaagccatgacaatcgagaccaggcgggcgccaggcgggcgccggcctgtgcagtgtccttgttttccctttggtgcaaagggagcaagcgcatgccaaggcatcgggcaaaggttaccattccggtgcaacgagaccaagaccagcagagcggcaggacggaggtcacagtggagcccaagacggcgtcatcgccagtacttttggcagccgaagaccacctttggtcaggataacctgtactagatgttccccttcaaaatggccaattgttggcgcccttcccgctcattatttgggaagaggcacaaggcccctataaatagagctagccaccacagagtagggagaGACATCAATCCATCGATcgggagagatctggtagaaccccaacagagagagagagaggcgactgaactcaccctagcagttcattgcaccagctcaagaacacctctcacgaggctgttcttcccttgtactgttcatcatcagcccctgaggcaatccaccacaccacacactggagtagggtattacaccacaacggtggcccgaactagtataaacctcgtgtcccttgtgttgttcgttgtttctagCCTAGATCACGTGAggggatcggacgtagatcggtaggggagagatctccgcacgcaccccagtgttcgaacctcaagggtctgccggaacccgaaatccgacacacacatcaaccgctatccagcatgcatctagagtattaaattcataagaacggagtaacgctttaagcaatatgacatgatgtagagggataaactcatgcaatatgatataaaccccttttttatcctcgatggcaacaatacaatacgtgtcatttccctttctgtcactgggatcgagcaccgcaagattgaacccaaagctaagcacttctcccattgcaagaaaggtcaatctagtaggccaaaccaaactgataattcgaagagatttgcaaagataaccaatcatacataaaagaattcagagaagattcaaatattgttcatagataatcttgatcataaacccacaattcgtcggatttcgacaaacacaccgcaaaagaagattacatcgaatagatctccaagaagatcgaggagaactttgtattgagatccaaagagagagaagaagccatctagctaataactatggacccgaaggtctgaggtaaactactcacacttcatcggaggggccatggagttgatgtagaggccctccgtgatcaatgccccctccggtggagctccggaaaaggccccaagatgggatctcttgggtacagaaggttgcgacggtggaattaggttttcgtggtgcccttcgatgttttcagggtacgtaggtatatataggaggaagaagtaggtcggtggagccacgaggggcccatgagggtggagggcgcgccccctgactcatggcctcctcgttgattgcttgacgtccactccaagtcccctggatcacgtttgttccaaaaatcacgctcccgaaggtttcattccgtttgtactccgtttgatattctttttctgcgaaacactaaaataggcaaaaaaaacagcaatttgggttgggcctccggttaataggttagtcccaaaataatataaaagtgtataaataagcccattaaacatccaaagcagaatatataatagcatggaacaataaaaaattatagatacgctggagacgtatcaagcatccccaagcttaattcctgctcgtcctcgagtaggtaaatgataaaaacagaatttttgatgtggaatgcttcctaacatatttctcaatgtaatttttctttattgtggcatgaatgttcaaatccgaaagattcaagataaaagcttgatattgacataaaaataataatacttcaagcatactaactaagcaatcatgtcttctcaaaataacatggccaaagaaagttcatccctacaaaatcatatagtttggtcatgctccattttcgtcacacaagattgctctcatcatgcacaaccccgatgacaagccaagcaattgtttcatactttagtaatctcaaactttttcaactttcacgcaatacatgagcgtgagccatggatataacactatagtggaatagaatataatgaaggggttatgtggagaagacaaaaagggagaaagtatcacattgacacgactaatcaatgggctagggagatgcccatcaattgatgtcaatgcaaggagtagggattgtcatgcaacggatgcactagagatataaatgtatgaaagctcaacaaaagaaactaagtgagtgtgcatccaacttgcttgctcacgaagacctagggaacttgaggaggcccattgttggaatatacaagccaagttctataatgaaaaattcccactagtatatgaaaatgagaaaataagaaactctctatcataaagatcatggtgctactttgaagcacaagtgtggaaaaaaaggatagtagcattgcccctttttttgggccttctttttttggcctttctctttttttgggacaatgttctattaatgacgatcatcacacttctatttatttacaactcaatgattacaactcgatactagaacaagatatgactctatatgaatgcctccggcggtgtaccaggatgtgcaatgactcatgagtaacatgtatgaaagaattatgaacagtggctttgccacaaatacgatgtccactacatgatcatgcaaggcaatatgacaatgatgatgtgtgtcataataaacggaacagtggaaagttgcatggcaatatatctcggaatggctatggaaatgtcataataggtaggtatggtggctgttttgaggaagatataaggaggtttatgtgtgatagagcgtatcatatcacggggtttggatgcaccagcgaagtttgcaccaactctcaaggtgagaaagggcaatgcacggtaccgaagaggctagcaatgatggaagggtgagagtgcgtataatccatggactcaacattagtcataaagaactcacatacttattgcaaaaatctacaagtcatcaagaaccaagtattacgcgcatgctcctagggggatagattggtaggaaaagaccatcgctcgtccccgaccgtcactcataaggaagacaatcaaataacacctcatgtttcaaatttgttacacaacgtttaccatacgtgcatgctacgggacttgcaaacttcaacacaagtatttctcaaattcacaactactcaactaacataaccttaatatcactatctccatatctcaaaacaatcatcaagtattaaacttctcttagtattcaatgcacttatatgaaagttttttattattcctaaaagaaaattatcatgctgttctaaaggactctcaaaataatataagtgaatcatgagagaccaattatttctataaaatgaaaccaccaccatgctctaaacgatataagtgaagcactagagcaaaaactatatagctcaaaagatataagtgaagcatataaagtattctaacaaattccaattcatgcgtgtctctctcaaaaggtgtgtacagtaaggatgattgtggtaaactaaaaagcaaagactcaaatcatacaagacgctccaagcaaaacacatatcatgtggcgaataaaaatatagctccaagtaatgttaccgatgaacgaagacaaaacaggggatgctttccggggtatccccaagcttaggctttttggtgtccttggattttaccttggggtgccttgagcatctccaatattaggctctttccactccttgttccataatccatcaaatctttacccaaaacttgaaaacttcacaacacaaaacttaacaagaaaatctcgtgagctccgttagcgaaagaaaacaaaacaccacttcaaggtactgtaatgaactcattctttatttatatttgtgctaaaactactgtattccaacttctctatggtttataaacttcattactagccatagattcatcaaaataagcaaacaacatacgaaaaacagaatctgtcaaaaacagaacagtctgtagtaatctgtcacTAACGCAAACTTcgggaaccccaaaaattctaaaataaatttctggacgttaggaatttatctattaatcatcttcaaaaagaattaactaaatagcaccttTCAAATAAAAAGGTAgtgattctcgtgagcgctaaatttctgttttctacagcaagatcaaaaggactttccccaagtcttcccaacggttctacttggcacaaacactaattaaacacaaaaaacacaaccaaaacagaggctagataaattatttattactaaacaggaacaaaaagcaaggaataaaaataaaattgggttgcctcccaacaagcgctatcgtttaacgcccctagctaggcataatatttcaacaaTGCTCACACGGAAGATAGTAATTGAgacaaatagagcatcatgaaacatgtgacaaacacatctaagtctaacatacttcctatgcataggcatcttataggcaaacgaattatcaaggcaagcagaaactagcatgtgcaaggaagcggaacgaaacaataacaatctcaacataacgagaggcaatttagtaacatgaaaatttctacaaccatattttcctctctcataataattgcatgtagtatcataagcaaatttaacaatatagctatcacaaaacatattcttaacaagatccacatgtatgcaaagttgacactcttccaaaatagtgggattaacattaactaaattcatggcctctccaaacccacttttatcaaaaacttcataagattgaacattctccaaatatgtgagatctaaagttgacactcttccaaacccactttcaataatattgcaaacaccattatcaatctcatattgatcatggggcttgaataaattttcaagatcaaaagaagtatCACCCCAataatgatcattgcaacaaatagtagtcatagcaaaactagcatccccaagctttaggttttgcatatcattgacacaattgacattaagagaatttatgataacatcattgcaatcatgcttttcatcgaaggaactatcaagtatgggtgcaatagcaacgatctcatgtttaacataaggaactatagcaaattcatcttcataaatattggcatcatggctacaagaatagcaagcatcatgttcatcaagggatatttcaatcaaatcaccggaatcataattatctatagattcatgcatataatTATTCTCTTTCGAAGTAATGGTCattttttcaataaattctttgacatagacattatgagcatagttttcatggcaatatttaagtatgtcaaaattttcagattcgtagagagtaacatcatacttttcaatcaaagaagcaacttcataagcacccttaaaagcaacaaattcttcaatttgttcgatatcatagtaactataaacaccctttgcataagaagataagatttcattatcattaaactcacataggtaggggaggtgtttttagggttcttatagcaacaagtaagatcacaaatttcacaaagattccaagcataacatatcaatctgtttatttgatcccataagagtatccctttttcagacaaacggtgatgcacaaaatgagcatgctcattgctacctcttgagcactgcgttggttttcccttgaagaggaaagggtgatgcagcaaagtagcgtaagtatttccctcagtttttgagaaccaagttatcaatccagtaggaggccacgcacaagtccctcgcacctacacaaacaaataaaatcctcgcaaccaacgcaataaaggggttgtcaatcccttcatggtcacttataaaagtgagatctgatagatatgataagataatatttttggtatttttatgataaatatgcaaagtaaagaaagcaaaataaaaagtgccagaaatagcttgttggcgggagattaatatgatggaaaatagacccgggggccataggtttcactagtggcttctctcgagagcataagtattacgatgggtaaacaaattactgttgagcaattgacagaattgagcatagttatgagaatatctaggtatgatcatgtatataggcatcacgtccgcgacaattagaccgactcctgcctgcatctactactattactccacacatcgaccgctatccagcatgcatctagagtattaagttcaaaagaacagagtaacactttaagtaagatgacatgatgtagagggataaactcatgcaatatgatataaaccccatcttgttatcctcgatggcaacaatacaatacgtgccttgttgcccctactgtcactgggaaaggacaccgcaagattgaacccaaagctaatcacttctcccattgcaagaaagatcaatctagtaggccaaaccaaactggtaattcgaagagacttgcaaagataaccaatcatacataaaataattcagagaagattcaaatattgttcatagataaacttgatcataaacccacaattcatcggtctcaacaaacacaccgcaaaagaagattacatcgaatagatctccacgagaatcatggagaactttgtattgagatccaaagagagagaagaagtcatctagctaataactatggacccgaatgtctgaggtaaactactcacacatcatcggagaggctatggtgttgatgtagaagccctccgtgatcgatgccccctccagcggagctccggaaaaggccccaagatgggatctcatgggtacagaaggttgcagtggtggaattaggtttttggctccatatatgGTAGTTTAGgagtacgtagatatatataggaggaagaagtacgtcggtggagcaacatgggccccatgaggatggagggcgcgccgggggggggggggggtaggcgcgcccccctacctcgtgccttcgtggtagctttcttgacgtagggtccaagtcctctagattacgttcgttccaaaaatcacgttcccgaaggtttcattccgtttggacttcatttgatattctttttctgtgaaactctgaaataggcaaaaaacaacaattctgggttgggtcttcggttaataggttagtcccaaaaataatataaaagtgtataataaagcccaataatgtccaaaacagaatataatatagcatggaacaatcaaa encodes the following:
- the LOC123102484 gene encoding factor of DNA methylation 1 gives rise to the protein MAETGGARCLHASLDVLASDVHSRLEFHKSAYTDYAGINNALHCVMEEKANLELQQNAVTEKDKLITEKDKLIAELKTRNEEQAAEIESLKEELEARESSHVLLALQGSGLQSSQSGRNKRTRESDGNGEVADEHGVMDNPDQDDQGLSTELENAKKELSDIHSKLIKGFMDISATSTRNIAIKNIGELSYKPFQQACLKKLPPEEASKKASEFYNFWQKQLLNPEWNPSKTVMEKGNPEEGISKEIDVHDADLLKLRAEWGEDVYKAVANCLVEIEKCGRLTDRTIIPVIWHQKADRTATRSESVEYMCSQVRRLRTRRN